In Sphaeramia orbicularis chromosome 10, fSphaOr1.1, whole genome shotgun sequence, the following proteins share a genomic window:
- the tmem265 gene encoding transmembrane protein 121, protein MVPTPQVCVSTLVTVSTMAVVDLYLLEQSMLGARGIPGPSVWQCAAVLLGDVGFLLALRFVSAGVVSEARSPRRGFANALWFLFLSLLQLKLFFVCHNYRQERRPPDPLARKTLTLLLSICLPSLFLILTGADSMTPQRRKQEVRSRLLWVVVDLLDVLDLQAGLWEAQGGPMGGAVGAIEQKLPIWAEGLVFFYCYALLLLLPCVALTELGAAGLPGQRGARKEALYPWLSLVTINIFTLGLRGTGMLWYRDPRVSTVFLGKNLLALAVKLSSAWERNKQERSAGGTGAVAGAEPGDSTLPSQSSEQGEGQAQGKAPPSHYHTLSRSQSHTLSHVSLEPTETPLGPSFISHEL, encoded by the coding sequence ATGGTGCCCACGCCCCAGGTGTGCGTATCAACCCTGGTCACGGTGAGCACAATGGCAGTGGTCGACCTCTACCTGCTGGAGCAGAGCATGCTGGGGGCTCGTGGTATTCCAGGACCAAGCGTCTGGCAGTGTGCGGCAGTGTTGCTAGGTGACGTGGGCTTCCTTCTTGCGCTGCGCTTTGTGTCAGCCGGTGTGGTCTCAGAGGCTCGGTCTCCACGACGTGGCTTTGCCAATGCCCTCTGGTTCCTCTTCTTGTCCCTACTCCAGCTCAAGCTCTTCTTCGTCTGCCACAACTACAGGCAAGAGCGCCGACCGCCCGACCCGCTGGCCCGGAAGACCCTGACGCTGCTGCTGTCCATCTGCCTGCCCTCCCTGTTCCTCATCCTGACGGGAGCCGACAGCATGACCCCGCAGCGCAGGAAGCAGGAAGTACGCAGCCGGCTCCTGTGGGTGGTGGTTGACCTACTGGATGTGCTGGACCTGCAGGCAGGGCTGTGGGAGGCTCAAGGAGGACCAATGGGGGGGGCTGTAGGAGCCATAGAGCAGAAGCTACCCATCTGGGCAGAGGGTCTGGTTTTCTTCTACTGCTATGCCCTCCTTCTGCTGCTGCCATGCGTGGCCCTGACAGAGCTGGGGGCCGCTGGTTTGCCAGGTCAGAGAGGGGCCCGAAAGGAGGCTTTGTATCCGTGGCTCAGCTTGGTCACTATCAATATCTTCACCCTGGGCCTGAGAGGCACAGGCATGCTGTGGTACAGGGACCCTCGAGTGTCCACAGTGTTCCTGGGGAAGAACCTGCTGGCTCTGGCTGTGAAGCTGAGCTCCGCCTGGGAGAGGAACAAGCAGGAGCGCAGTGCTGGGGGAACTGGGGCTGTGGCTGGAGCAGAACCAGGGGACTCAACACTGCCAAGCCAGAGCTCAGAGCAGGGAGAGGGCCAGGCTCAGGGGAAAGCTCCTCCCTCTCATTATCACACACTCTCTCGCTCTCAAAGCCACACTCTCTCCCATgtcagcctggagcccacagaGACACCATTAGGACCCTCTTTCATCTCCCATGAACTCTAG